Genomic segment of Sinorhizobium meliloti:
CACCCAAACCCGGTGTGCGCCCATCCGGCGCAAGCATTTGAGAATACCGCAACCGGCGACGGATGCGGCGGTGCATGACAACAGACCTCCGAAAAGGAGGCGCAAATTTCCAGAAGCGGAGCAAACATATGATGAAGAAACTTGGCCTCGCGGCCACGATGCTGATGGGCCTGACCTTGTCCGGCCATGCCGAAACGCTGAAATGGGGAGCGGCGCGCGATATCTACTCGCTTGATCCCTATTCCTATGGCGACAGCTATACGCTGTCCTTTCTCAATCACGTCTATGAAGGATTGGTGCGCTATGACGCCGATCTGAAGATCGAACCGGCCCTTGCCGAATCCTGGGAAACCGTTTCCGATACGGTCTGGCGCTTTCACTTGCGCAAAGGCGTGAAATTCCACGATGGCGCGGATTTCACTGCCGACGACGTGCTCGCATCCCTGAAGCGCGTCAGCGATCCGGTTTCGCCGCTTCGCGGCAATCTGCCGGCCTACAAGTCCTCCAAGAAGGTGGACGACCATACGATCGATATCGAGCTGAGCGGGCCCTATCCACTGCTTCTCAACGACCTCACCAACATCCACGTCTTCGACGCCGGCTGGCTGAAGACCAACAATTCGGAAAAGCCGACCGATGTCGGCGCGAAGATCGAAGGCTACGCCACCTATCACACCAACGGCACCGGTCCGTTCAAGCTGGAAAGCCGGGTCCCGGATTCCAAGACGGTCCTCGTGAAGAACCCGGACTGGTGGGACAAGACCTCCAAATCCAACATCGACCGCATCGAGTTCACGCCGATCACCTCGGCGGCGACGCGCGTCGCCGCGCTCCTTTCCGGCGAAGTCAACTTCACGGAAAACGCACCGTCGCAGGATCTGCCGCGGCTGCAGGCGCAGCCCGACCTGAAGGTCATGGAGCGCACCGATCTGCGTACCGTCATGGTCGGCTTCAACCGCAAGCCGGAACTCGCGAACGGTTCGGAGAACAAGTTCAACGACCTGCGCGTGCGTCAGGCTTTTGCCCATGCGCTCGACCGGGATCTGATCCAGCAGCGCGTCATGCGCGGCAAGTCGCGCACGGCAGGCGCGGTGGTCGCGCCGGAAATTCCGGGTTACGCTCCCGAGCTGGACACGACGCTGGCATTCGACCCTGCCCTCTCGAAGAAGCTTCTGGCCGAGGCTGGCGCTTCGGACTATCCGTTCACGCTGGTCTGCACGACCGACGCCTATGTGAACGAGGAAGAGCTTTGCCAGGGGCTGGTGAACCTGCTGAGCCGCGCAGGCTTCAAACCGCAGCTCGACATTGCCCCCACCGCCGCACAGGCGCCGAAGCGTACGAGCGGCAAGGCCGATGTCTATCTGATCGGCTGGGCCACGGAACCGATGCTCGACAGCTATTCGATCCTTCTCCAGATGATTCAGACGAAGACGGCCAATGCCGGCGTCTTCAACTGGGGCGGCTGGAGCTATCCGGAGATCGATAAGCTGATCGTGCAGGCGTCGACCGAAATGGACCGCACCAAGCGCCTGACGCTGCAAAGCAAAGCGCTGCAAATGGTGAAGGACGAGATCGTGATGCTGCCCTTGCACCAGCAGCCGATGGCCTGGGTCATGTCGAACAAGATCGAAAAGATCGTGCAGCTGCCGGACAACAAGCCGCGCCACTGGCTGACGCAGTTTGCCGAATAATTCATCCACGACGCTCCGGGACGGACTCCCGGAGCGTCCTGTGACCGAGGAATTCCTATGCTGGTTTTTATCATAAAGCGCCTGGCAAACGCCGTCATGGTGATGTTGGCCGTCGCTTTGCTGGCCTTTCTGATTTTCCGGCTGGCGGGCGATCCCGTCGAGATGATGGCCAACGAGCAGATGACGCAGACCGACCGCGACAATCTGCGTGAACGTCTGGGCCTCAACGATGGCCTGATGACACAATATACCCGGTTCGTGGTCAACGCCGCGCAGGGCAATTTCGGCATCTCCTACCGCAACGGCCAGGACGTGCTGAGCCTGATCGCCGAACGCTTTCCGGCGACCCTGGAGCTGGTGCTGGTTGCCACGCTGATCTCCCTGCTGCTCGGCCTGCCCCTCGGCGTGCTGACCGCGATCAAGCGCGGCAAATGGTATACGGAGGGCCTGCAGTTTATCTCCATTGTCGGGGTCTCGCTGCCGAGCTTCGTCGTCGGCATCCTGCTGATCCTCGTCTTCTCGGTTACGTTCGGCTGGCTCCCGGCTTTCGGTCGCGGCGATGTCGTGCAGCTTGGCTTCTGGTCGACGGGGCTCCTGACGCCCTCGGGCCGCGCGGCGATCCTGCTGCCGTCCGTCGCTCTGTCGCTTTATCAGGTCACGCTGGTCATGCGTCTGGTCCGCGCTGAAATGCTGGAAGTGCTGCGATCTGATTACGTGAAATTTGCCCGCGCGCGCGGCATTCCGCGCTGGCGCATCTATTTCCGCCATGCGCTGCGCAACTGCCTGATGCCGGTCGTGACCATGACCGCGATGAATGTCGGTTCGCTGATTGCCTTCGCGCTCATCACCGAAACCGTGTTCCAGTGGCCAGGCATGGGCATGCTCTTCATCCAGGCCGTGACCTTCCTCGATATTCCGGTGATGGCGGCCTATCTCTGCATCATTTCCTTCATCTTCGTCGTGCTCAACACGCTGGTGGACATTGCCTATGCGGTAATCGATCCCCGCTTGCGTACAGCCCGCTGAAACGCCCGTTGAACCGACTGTGGGGCCAAGACCGATGAGTATCCAGACTTCTCAAACTCCGCCCGTCACCCATCCATCGCTTTTCCAGCGTGTCCGCCAAAGTGATTTGTGGTGGTCGTTCACCCATAGCAAGACGGCGATGTTCAGCGCCGCGTTGCTGGCGATCCTGATCCTGACGGCACTGTTCGCACCGCTGATCGCACCGCAGAACCCCTATGACGGCGCAGCGCTCGACATGTGGAAGGCCGAACTGCCGCCGGTATGGGAGGAAGGCGGAGAATGGCCCTATCTTCTCGGCACCGACACGCAGGGCCGCGACATGCTGTCGGCCATTCTCTACGGGACGCGCATTTCCATCGTCATCGGCATCGCCTCGGTGGCGCTCTCCCTGCTGATCGGCATGAGCGCGGGGCTGATCGCCGGCTACTTCGGCGGGTTCATCGACAATCTGCTGATGCGCTTCGGCGACATCACGCTGTCCATTCCGACCATCCTCGTCGCCATTCTCGTCTCGACGGTCGTGCGTCAGATGCTGCCTGTCAGCCTGCGAGAGGTCGGGGCGTCCGCGGTGCTCATCCTCGCCATCGCGTTATCCGCCTGGGTGCAATATGCCCGCACGGTTCGCGCGCAGACCATCGTCGAAGCCGGAAAGGACTACGTGTCGGCGGCGCGGCTGATCGGCGTCCCTGCCCGGCGCATCATGGCCAGTCATATCCTGCCCAACACGCTGACGCCGATCATGGTGGCGGCCACGCTCAACTTCGGCATGGCGATCCTCACCGAAGCCACGCTTTCGTTCCTCGGTATCGGCATGCCGCCGAGCCAGCCGTCTCTGGGAACGCTGATCCGCATCGGCAATCAGTTCCTGTTTTCCGGATCCTGGTGGATCGTGCTCTTCCCAGTCATTCAGCTCTGCCTGCTGGTCGTCGCCGTCAACATGCTCGGCGACTGGCTCCGCGATGCTCTCAATCCGAAACTGAGGTAAGCCTTATGAACGACCTTTTGCTCCGCAATGTCCGGCCGATGGCAGGAGAATCCTGCGATGTCCTGATCAGGGACGGAAAGATTGCCGGTTTCGGGCGTTTTGAGGCTGAACCGGGAATGGCCGTGGAAGACGGCGGCAACGCCATCGTCGCGCCCGGCCTGATCGATGCGCATACCCATCTCGACAAGACCACCTGGGGCATGCCGTGGCATGTCAACAACCGCGCCGCGATCCTGCGCGAGCGCATCGATTTCGAGCGCGAGCACCGTCTGGACATCGGCATAGATCCGCATCGTCAGTCGATGCGCCATGCGATCGGTCTGGCGGCTCATGGCGCAACCCATATCCGCAGCCATGTCGACATAGATCCGGTCCACGGCCTGTCGCTGGTCGAGGGCGTCTGGCAAACGCGCGAAAAACTCAGGGGCGTCATCGATATCGAAATCGTGGCGTTCCCGCAGTCCGGCCTGATGGTCATGCCCGGCACGAAGGAGCTGCTCGACGAGGCGCTGCGTCAGGGCTGCGAAGTGCTGGGCGGCATCGATCCGTGCGGCATCGACCGCGATCCGAAGGGACAGCTCGACATTCTGTTCGCGCTCGCCACAAAGCATGGCGTGCCGATCGACATTCACCTGCATGAGACGGGCGATCTCGGCGCCTTCACCATGGAACTCATCTTCGAGCGCATCCGCGCCAACGGCATGGAAGGCAAGGTGGCGATCAGCCACGCCTTTGCGCTCGGCATGAACGATTATCTGCGCGTCGGCCAGCTGATCGAACAGCTCGCCATTCTGGATGTCGCCATCCTCACGACAGGTGCGCCTTCGGCCACAGTGCCGTCGATCAAGCGCCTGAAGGAAGCGGGCGTGCGCATCGGCGGCGGCTGTGACGGCATCCGTGACACCTGGGGTCCGTGGGGTCAGCCGGACATGCTCGATCGTGCC
This window contains:
- a CDS encoding ABC transporter substrate-binding protein, yielding MMKKLGLAATMLMGLTLSGHAETLKWGAARDIYSLDPYSYGDSYTLSFLNHVYEGLVRYDADLKIEPALAESWETVSDTVWRFHLRKGVKFHDGADFTADDVLASLKRVSDPVSPLRGNLPAYKSSKKVDDHTIDIELSGPYPLLLNDLTNIHVFDAGWLKTNNSEKPTDVGAKIEGYATYHTNGTGPFKLESRVPDSKTVLVKNPDWWDKTSKSNIDRIEFTPITSAATRVAALLSGEVNFTENAPSQDLPRLQAQPDLKVMERTDLRTVMVGFNRKPELANGSENKFNDLRVRQAFAHALDRDLIQQRVMRGKSRTAGAVVAPEIPGYAPELDTTLAFDPALSKKLLAEAGASDYPFTLVCTTDAYVNEEELCQGLVNLLSRAGFKPQLDIAPTAAQAPKRTSGKADVYLIGWATEPMLDSYSILLQMIQTKTANAGVFNWGGWSYPEIDKLIVQASTEMDRTKRLTLQSKALQMVKDEIVMLPLHQQPMAWVMSNKIEKIVQLPDNKPRHWLTQFAE
- a CDS encoding amidohydrolase family protein, which codes for MNDLLLRNVRPMAGESCDVLIRDGKIAGFGRFEAEPGMAVEDGGNAIVAPGLIDAHTHLDKTTWGMPWHVNNRAAILRERIDFEREHRLDIGIDPHRQSMRHAIGLAAHGATHIRSHVDIDPVHGLSLVEGVWQTREKLRGVIDIEIVAFPQSGLMVMPGTKELLDEALRQGCEVLGGIDPCGIDRDPKGQLDILFALATKHGVPIDIHLHETGDLGAFTMELIFERIRANGMEGKVAISHAFALGMNDYLRVGQLIEQLAILDVAILTTGAPSATVPSIKRLKEAGVRIGGGCDGIRDTWGPWGQPDMLDRAKVIGMKNGVRSDHDLEHVLHIVSKGGADVMRLENYGLEVGCNADFTLLTGETLAHAVVDVAPRPLVVKGGRVTARQGVAVVEMP
- a CDS encoding ABC transporter permease, whose amino-acid sequence is MLVFIIKRLANAVMVMLAVALLAFLIFRLAGDPVEMMANEQMTQTDRDNLRERLGLNDGLMTQYTRFVVNAAQGNFGISYRNGQDVLSLIAERFPATLELVLVATLISLLLGLPLGVLTAIKRGKWYTEGLQFISIVGVSLPSFVVGILLILVFSVTFGWLPAFGRGDVVQLGFWSTGLLTPSGRAAILLPSVALSLYQVTLVMRLVRAEMLEVLRSDYVKFARARGIPRWRIYFRHALRNCLMPVVTMTAMNVGSLIAFALITETVFQWPGMGMLFIQAVTFLDIPVMAAYLCIISFIFVVLNTLVDIAYAVIDPRLRTAR
- a CDS encoding ABC transporter permease; the protein is MSIQTSQTPPVTHPSLFQRVRQSDLWWSFTHSKTAMFSAALLAILILTALFAPLIAPQNPYDGAALDMWKAELPPVWEEGGEWPYLLGTDTQGRDMLSAILYGTRISIVIGIASVALSLLIGMSAGLIAGYFGGFIDNLLMRFGDITLSIPTILVAILVSTVVRQMLPVSLREVGASAVLILAIALSAWVQYARTVRAQTIVEAGKDYVSAARLIGVPARRIMASHILPNTLTPIMVAATLNFGMAILTEATLSFLGIGMPPSQPSLGTLIRIGNQFLFSGSWWIVLFPVIQLCLLVVAVNMLGDWLRDALNPKLR